Within the Bacillota bacterium genome, the region CCGAGGTAGGCCACCCATGCCGCCTCGGCCAGCCACGCCTCGGCCCCCAGCATCCGCCCGTTGAGGTCGATGATGGGAACGCCCTGTAGCGACATCGGCTGCCCCAAAGCGACATCGGCGGCCGCCAGCGCCACGTACAACGCCATCACGGCTGCCACCGGCAGCCGCCATCCGTGCCGGCGTCTTCCTGCCACAGGCCGTCCCACCCCTTCAAAGCGCCGCGTACTCCCGCGCCCGGCCCCTCCACCGGACAACCCGCTCGACGCCCGCTGCCTTCATCCACGAAACGGCCTCCGTGAAGCCCGCCCCGACCTCCTTCGGGTCGTGGGCGTCCGATCCCACGTGAACGTCGAGCCCCGCCCGCACCATCCGCCGCAGGATCTCCAGGCCGGGGTAGATCTCGTGCACAGGCTTGCGCAAGCCCGCAGTATTGACTTCCACGGCGACCCCCCGAGCCCTGGCCGCCTGTAAGAACTTGTCGAAGGCCTCCTGCGGAAAGTGTACGGCCCGGTGGCCGAACTTCTTGGGCAGATCCGGGTGCGAGATCACGTCGAAAAGCCCGCTCGCGGCCGCCTGCGCCATCACCTCGTAGTAGCGCTGCCAGACGCGGTCCACGTCAGCGCCGGGCCACGCGATCTCCGGCCCGCAGTCGATGCACTCGCCGTCGAGGAAATGTACGGATCCGATCACGTAGTCCCAGGGCGCTTGAGCCACAGCCTCGCGGATGGCCTCCTCCTGTCCGGGAACGTAGTCCACCTCGACGCCGAGCCTCACGGGCAGACCCTGTCGCCTGGCCTCCACAATCGCCCCGGCGTAGCGCTCGAGGGATTCCCGGAATTCGCGCATAAGCCACTGCCGAACCTGGGGGTGCTGCCGAAAGCCGCTGCCGAACAGCGGTTCCATGGAGCGCCGGAACTCGACGAAACGGTGGCCGTGTTCGCTAATGCCAAATTCAGGCAGACCGGCCTGCCGGGCGGCATCGGCGTAGATGGCCACACGCTCAACGGTGTAGGGGCACGGCGCGGTGGTCTCGTCGGACTCCAGGTGCATGTGGTAGTCGGGTATCACGCGGACCCAAGTCCCCCTTCGCTGCCTGGCGGCCGGCCATTCGACAGCATCGTAGGGGTACGCCACTCGACCGGTCAAGGCAGGAAGGAGTCCGCCAGGTGACGCAGAAGGTGGAAGCGGCCGGGCTCTCTTGGTGACATGCGGAGAAGGACGCTTTTTGCTCCGAGGCCGATCTTCGGAGTTGAGGAGGGAAGCCAACTTGGCCACTAGACCGAAGGTTTGGCTGGCGACGGCGGCGGCAGCCCTCGCTTTTGTCGTGGTGGTTTCTGCTTCGCCACTTACGTCCGCGGGGCCATCAACCGGCGCTCGCTACGCGACGGTGGAGCTGTCGGGCGTGGTGATCTTGAGGGTCCGGGACTCGGCAGGCTGGCCGTCGGTGTACGCCCGTGCCGACGAGATCTACAAGCGCCTCAACGAAGCCATCAACACGTATCAGGACCGGTTGAGCCCCGACCTGGTGCGGATCGGCCAGACCGCCAGGGGTCCTGCGTTGTACATCGGCGACCACCTCTTCGTGACGGTGGACCAGGGCAGCGCCCGCCGCAACGGGACGTCGCAGGAGAAGCTGGCGGAGTTCTGGGCGGCCAACCTCAAGGCAGCCATCAGCCGGTACGTCGCGATCAACAGCCCGGGAAAGCCGCCGGTCTTCTGAAAAAACCGCGCGAGCGAAAAAGGGTAAAGGCGAGTCGCGTTCCGAGGCTTCGTGGGGATTCCCGGGTGCAGGAGTGCCCGGGAATCTCTGTTACCGCCCGGAGGGACCGGCAGGGCCCTCCCGCCTTTTTTCCCCGCCTGGCATGACGCCATCCGCTGCCGCGGGCTTTGTCCAAGCAACGGGGCAGTCCTAGGCGCTCCGCCCGGCCCCTAATCGGGCTTGCAGGCCCGCCCCGGCGAGGGACCCCACGAGGTCACCCCACCACGCCTGGACGAGCGCCAGCATGACCCACCCGGCGGTCTCCGCGCGCAGCACCCGGGGGCCCAACGAAACCACCTCGAAGTCCGCGCTCTCTGCCAGGCGTACCTCGTCCCGGGTCAGGCCTCCTTCCGGCCCTGCGGCCATCACCACTCCGGCCAGATCGGGAGCGGCCCCCCGGGAGAGAACAGCGGTCAACGGGCCTTCGGCCTGCTCCCACGCCACTATCCGCGCCCACCTGCCGCCGAGCTGCGTCACCTCCAGGAGGGCGCGGTCCCACGCGAGCGGCGGCCTTACCTCGGGCACAGCCAACCGCCCCGCTTGCCGCGCGGCGGTCTCCACCACCCGCCGCCAGCGCACGAGGCGCCCGCCGCTGCCGTCCGGGCGCACCACCGAACGTTTTGTGATGACCGGCCAGACCTCGCTGACGCCAAGCTCGGTCGCCTTCTCCAGCGCCAGTTCCATACGGTCACCCTTGGGCACGGCTTGGAGCAGCACCAGGCGCAAGACGGGCTCCGGCCCGGCCCCTTCCGGTTCGGGGTGGCTCAGCCTCACGGCCAGCCGGCCGGGCGCGACCCTCATGACGTGACCGTTCCAGGCACGGCCCCGCCCGTCGAAGAGCTGGACCTCTTCCCCCGGGCGGACCCGCATGACCCGCACCAGCCTGCGGGCTTCGCTGCCCTTTACTTCTACCTCGGCCCCGGGCCGGGCCCCGAGCAGGACCGGCGGGTCAACGAGCACCCGCAACCGGCTCACGGCCATCTCCCGCCCTGCGCCGTGCAGCTACCCAGACCCACCCGCTCCAGCCGCCCACCGCCTCGCAGGCCAGGCCCTGTGCCTCGAGAGCCTCCACGACCTGTCCGGCCTTCTCCTGAGCGATCCCCGCGCCGATGAGAAGCCCGCCCCCTGCCAGAAGGCGCGCCAGGCTTGCAGCCAGTTCGACGAGCGTCTCCGCCAGCAGGTTGGCCACCACCACCTGGGCGGCTTCCCAGCCGGCGACCCTCGCAGCCGACGTCACCGAGCCCTGCCGGAACGCGATCCCGCTCGCTCGGTTTCGGCGAGCGTTGCGCCGGGCGATGGGGATGGCGAGCGGATCCGTGTCCACCGCCACCACCCGGCCCGCGCCCAGCTCCCGGGCTGCTATGGCCAGCACCCCGCTGCCGGTGCCGACGTCAACAACCAGGGGGCCATCGCCGCCGCTGCCCCTCATCTCCTTGATGGCCAGTTCGAGGCACCAGAGCGCCTGCTGCGTGGTCGGATGGTGTCCCGTGCCAAACGCCATCCCCGGGGGAACAACGACCCGGTAGAGAGCCCCCCTGCGCTTCGGGCGGGCGGTGCGGCTTCGCGTCGCCGTGACCCGGCCCCGGGCCGTGACCACGCCTCCGCCGGCGCGCGCAGGCTCCAGCGTGGCGGCCCAGGCCTTCCGCCCGGCCGCCTCAACCGCGGGCACGGCTTCAAGCCTGGCGGGCCCAATCAGGGCACCGTCGTCACCGAGCCCGGCCTGATACGCCCACCGCCTGAGGCGTGACGGAACGTCCTGCGCGGCGCGCCGGGCCGCCGTGAGAGAGGAGAAGTAAGCCCGGAGCACAACCGATCGGGCCGCCGGCTGCTCCCGCCCCGTGGCGGCGGTCTCAATGCCCGTACAGCCCGGCCGGCCGCCCAGCATCCACCCGGCCACCTCAGCCCCGGCGGCTGGCACGCCGAGCTCAACCTGCCACCACCGCGGCCTGGGCCGCCGGGGGCGCCCTGGTAAGCGCATGACCCTCAGCGGCGATGCCAGCGGCCGAAGACCCCTGTCCCGGACTCGCTACGGGCCGCCCTGCCCCTGTCTTTCACCTCTGCGGCGTGATCCGGCGCTCCCAGCGCCTCGCGCAGCAGGGCTTTTTGCCGCTCGCTCAGATGTGTCGGGGTCACGACGCGGAAGGTAACCACCTGGTCGCCCCGGCCGCCGTCCGGCCGGCGGATGCCCTTGCCGGCGATACGGCGCGAGTCGCCGGCCTGCGTGCCCTCTTTGACGCCCACGACCTGCTCGCCGTCCAGCGTCGGCACCCGCACCTCCCCGCCCAGCGCCGCATCCAGCATGCTGATGGGCACCTCGCAGTGCACGTCGTAGCCGCGGCGGGTGAAGATCGGGTGCGGCTTTACCGTGACGAACACGTACAGATCTCCAGGCGGCCCTCCGTCGAGGCCCACGTCCCCTCCGCCCGGCACCCGGAGCCGCACGCCGTCTTCTACCCCCGGCGGCACCTTTACGGTGATCCGACGCCTCCGGCGCACGCGGCCCTCGCCGCCGCACTCGCGGCACCGAACGGGGATCTCCATGCCCCGCCCACCGCAGCGGGGGCAGGTGCGCACCTGCACGAACCGCCCGAAGATGGTCTCGCTCACCTGCTGGACCTGGCCCCGGCCGCCGCACGTGCTGCACCGCTGCGGCGGGTGCCCGGGCTCGGCCCGGCTGCCGCTGCACCGCGGGCACACCTCGAGCCTCGGCACCTCCAGTTGCGGCTCGGTGCCAAAAGCCATCTGCTCGAAGGTCAGTTCCAGATCGTAGCGCAGGTCGTCACCGGCGACGGGACCCTGCGCGGTCCGCTTACGGGGCCCGCCGAAGATCTGGTCGAACAGGTCGTCGAACAGCCCGCCGAAGTCGCCAAAGCCGCCCGGCCAGCCGCCGGCCTGCCCCGTGCCTGGCCCGTCGGCTCCCGGCGCCTGCCCGTCGAAAACGTGACCGAACCGGTCGTACTGGGCGCGCTTTTCCGGGTCGCTTAAGACCTGGTAGGCCTCGCTGATCTCCTTGAACTTTTCGGCCGCGTTGGGGTCGGCTTTGTTGACGTCGGGATGATACCGGCGCGCCAGTTCCCGGAAGGCCTTCTTGATCTCCTCGGGGCTGGCGTCCCGAGCAACACCCAGCACCTCGTAGTAGTCACGCTTGGGCGCCACGGCCGCCGCTCACCCCGCCCTCCGGCGGCTTCCGCCGGACATCAGCTTCCCTTCCCCGCCGACTCGGGGTTCTCGACCCGAAACTCGGTGTCGACGACCTTGCCATCCGGGTGCTTGCCATCCCCGGCCCCCGTGGAAGAGGCCGCACCCTGCCCGCCGCCCGCGGCCGCCGCACCCTGCGGCCCGGCCGCCGCGTAAACCGCCGAGGTCACCTCGTGAAGCACCTTGCTGAGGTCCTCGGTGCGATCCTTGATGGCCTGCGGGTCGTTTCCGTCCATGGCCTGGCGCAGCCCGGACTTCGCCTGTTCGATGCGCTCCTTCTGGGACGCCGTGACCTTGTCGCCCAGGTCCTTCACCATCTTGTCGGTAGAGTAGATGAGGCTGTCGGCCTGGTTGCGCGCTTCGGCCAGTTCCTTGCGCCGGCGGTCCTCCTCGGCGAACTTCTCGGCCTCCTTCACCATGCGCTCGATGTCCTGCTCGGACAGGCGCGAGGAGCGCACGGTGATGGCCTGCGACTTCCCCGTGGCCATGTCCTTGGCCGAGACGTTGACGATGCCGTTGACGTCGATGTCGAAGCTGACCTCGATCTGGGGGATCCCGCGCGGCGCAGGCGGAATGCCGGTCAATTGGAACCGCCCCAGCGTGACGTTGTCGGCAGCCATCGGCCGCTCGCCCTGCAGCACGTGGATGTCCACCGTCGTCTGGTTATCTGCCGCCGTCGTGAAGATCTGCTTCTTGCTGGTCGGGATCGGCGTGTTGCGCGGGATGAGCACCGTCATCACGCCGCCCAGGGTCTCGACGCCCAGCGACAGCGGCGTGACGTCGAGCAGCACGATGCTGCGCACCTCGCCGGCCAGCACGGCGCCCTGAATGGCTGCCCCGATGGCCACCGCCTCGTCCGGGTTGACCCCCTTGCTCGGCTCCTTGCCAAAGATCTCCCGGATCTTCTCCTGCACGGCCGGCATCCGGGTCGATCCGCCTACCAGCAGGATCTTGTCGATCTGGGCCGGGCTCAGCTTGGCGTCCTCCAGCGCCCGCCGCACCGGCCCCACCGTCGCCTCGACGAGATCGGCCGTCAACTGGTTGAACAGCGCCCGCGTCAGCGTGCGCTCCAGGTGCACCGGCCCGTTGGGCCCCGAGGCGATGAACGGCAGGCTGATGGTGGTCTCAAGCAACCCTGAAAGCTCGATTTTGGCCTTCTCCGCCGCCTCCTTGAGCCGCTGCAGGGCCATGCGGTCGTTGGAGACGTCGACGCCGCTCGCCTCTTTGAGTTCCTTGATGAGCCAGCGCATGATGCGCTCGTCGAAGTCGTCGCCGCCCAGGCGGTTGTTGCCGGCGGTGGCCTTCACCTCAAACACGCCGCCGCCGATCTCCAGGATGGACACGTCGAAGGTCCCGCCGCCCAGGTCGAAGACGAGGACCGTCTGGTTTTCCTTCTCCTTGTCGATCCCGTAGGCCAGCGCCGACGCTGTGGGCTCGTTGATGATCCGGAGCACCTCGAGCCCCGCGATGGTGCCCGCATCCTTCGTGGCCTGGCGCTGGGCGTCCGTGAAGTAGGCCGGGCACGTAATCACGGCCTTGTTGACCGGCTCGCCCAGGTAGTTCTCGGCGTCCTGCTTGAGCTTCTGCAGGATCATGGCCGAGATCTCCTGGGGCGTGTAGCTCTTGCCGTCGATGGTGACCTTGTGGTCGGTCCCCATCTTGCGCTTGATGGAGAGGATGGTCCGCTCCGGGTTGAGCACCGCCTGGCGCTTGGCAGCCTGCCCCACCAGGCGCTGTCCCTCCTTCGTCCACGCAACGGCCGAGGGCGTCAGCCGGCTCCCCTCCGGGTTGGGGATGACCGTGACCTCGCCGCCCTCCATGACGGCCACGACCGAGTTGGTGGTCCCCAGGTCGATGCCGATGACCTTCTCACTGACCTTGCCGCTCATGGCTGATCCCTTCCTGGCTGTCCGGCGTTTCATCCGGCGTCACATTCGGCTCTTCTCTCTGTGCAGGCGGCCGGCGCAACACCCCGACCTTCACCATGGCCGGCCGCACGACCCGCCCCTTGAGCATGAAGCCTCGCTGGAGCTCTTCGACGACGGTGCCATCCCGGGCTGGGTCGTCCACCTCGAGCTGCCCCACCGCGTGGTGTACCGCCGGGTCAAACGGCTCCCCCACGGCAGCCACGGGGCGAATCTCGGCGGCCTCCAGGGCCGCCAGGAGTTCCTGATGAACCATTCTAATGCCCGTGGCCACCGACGACCACCGCGGATCTTCCGGGATCGCGGACATGCTCCGCTCCAGGTCGTCCACGACGGTGAGCAGCCGGCGGGCGACGCGTTCGAAGGCCTCGTCCGCGGCCCGCTCGACTTCGGCCCGGGCGCGCCGCCGGTAGTTCTCGAAGTCCGCCATCAGGCGATGGAGCTGCCCCTCCAGCGTCTTGACCTGCTGGCGAGCCTCCTCGAGTTGGGCCTCCCGGTCCTCGATCAGGGCCCCGTCGGCCGGCGCTCCGGGCGTCGGCTCCGAGGCTTGTTCACCGGCCTCCTGCCCGTCCCGCAGGGCCTCCGCCGGCGCCCGTTGTGGCTCCTGACCACCGGGCCCCGAGGGGACCTCCGTGCCGGGAGCGGGCGTGTCCGCGCCCTCCGCCGGCACCCCGTCCGTCCAGTGAACCCTTTCCTGCCCCATGTCGGATGCGTGCTGCAGCGCCAACTCCCCCCGAACAAGACGGCCTGCAGATTGTACCACGTCACCCTCTGCAGGCCCGATCCGTCTGGACATTAAGCCTGTCTTCTTCAGGACGCGCGGATCCGAAAGAGCCAAAACGGGCTACTCCGCCCTAGCCCGTCGACGACAGGTGCTGCATGGCCTGGCTCAGCAAAGACGCCATCTCCTGGACAGCGGCCACGGTGCGCCGGTAGTCCATGCGGGTCGGGCCGATCAGCCCGATCACGCCCATGGGCCGGTCTCCCGGGCCGTATGGCGCCATGACCACGCTGCACCGCTGCAGGCCTTCCACGGGCTGCTCCCTCCCGATGATGATGGCCAGGCCCTCGAGTTGTCCGCCCATCATGACCGTCAGGAGCGTGTCGGGCTCCTGCAGGCGGTCGAGCACCTCCCGGACGTACTCCACGTCCCGGAACTCCGGCTGTTCGAGGATGAACGGGACGCCGTCGACATAGGCCTGCTCATCGGGCTGCTCCTGGCTCAAGAGATCGAGCAGCGGCGACAGAGCCATCTCTCGCACGCTCTTCTGCGGAAGCTCTTCAGCGATCTGCTGCAGCAGCGTGTACGTGATCTCCCGGGCCTCGAGCCCGGCGAGCATCCGCGAGAGCATCGTGGAAAGCTTCGCCAGGAGATCCGCCTGGGCCGATGCCTCCGACCACTGCAGGATGCGGTTGTAGACGAGGCCAGCGTCGCCCACGACCACCAAGAGCACGTGGCCGCGGTCAAGCGGCGTGAACTGGACGTGCCGCAGCGCCAGCCGCCGCAGCGACGGCTTGAGCACCAGGCTCGCGTAGCGGGTGCCGCGGCTCAACGCCCGCCCCGCCCGGAAGATGAGCTGGTCCGGATCCTGGCTCGTGGACAGCTCCTGGCGCATGCTGGCCGCCGTTTCGGGCGGAATCTCTGCCGGCGGCATCAGGGCCTCCACGTAGTAGCGGTACCCGCGGTCCGACGGCACCCGTCCCGCGGAGGCATGGGGC harbors:
- the dnaJ gene encoding molecular chaperone DnaJ, whose amino-acid sequence is MAPKRDYYEVLGVARDASPEEIKKAFRELARRYHPDVNKADPNAAEKFKEISEAYQVLSDPEKRAQYDRFGHVFDGQAPGADGPGTGQAGGWPGGFGDFGGLFDDLFDQIFGGPRKRTAQGPVAGDDLRYDLELTFEQMAFGTEPQLEVPRLEVCPRCSGSRAEPGHPPQRCSTCGGRGQVQQVSETIFGRFVQVRTCPRCGGRGMEIPVRCRECGGEGRVRRRRRITVKVPPGVEDGVRLRVPGGGDVGLDGGPPGDLYVFVTVKPHPIFTRRGYDVHCEVPISMLDAALGGEVRVPTLDGEQVVGVKEGTQAGDSRRIAGKGIRRPDGGRGDQVVTFRVVTPTHLSERQKALLREALGAPDHAAEVKDRGRAARSESGTGVFGRWHRR
- a CDS encoding 50S ribosomal protein L11 methyltransferase encodes the protein MPAAGAEVAGWMLGGRPGCTGIETAATGREQPAARSVVLRAYFSSLTAARRAAQDVPSRLRRWAYQAGLGDDGALIGPARLEAVPAVEAAGRKAWAATLEPARAGGGVVTARGRVTATRSRTARPKRRGALYRVVVPPGMAFGTGHHPTTQQALWCLELAIKEMRGSGGDGPLVVDVGTGSGVLAIAARELGAGRVVAVDTDPLAIPIARRNARRNRASGIAFRQGSVTSAARVAGWEAAQVVVANLLAETLVELAASLARLLAGGGLLIGAGIAQEKAGQVVEALEAQGLACEAVGGWSGWVWVAARRRAGDGREPVAGAR
- a CDS encoding histidinol-phosphatase, with the protein product MIPDYHMHLESDETTAPCPYTVERVAIYADAARQAGLPEFGISEHGHRFVEFRRSMEPLFGSGFRQHPQVRQWLMREFRESLERYAGAIVEARRQGLPVRLGVEVDYVPGQEEAIREAVAQAPWDYVIGSVHFLDGECIDCGPEIAWPGADVDRVWQRYYEVMAQAAASGLFDVISHPDLPKKFGHRAVHFPQEAFDKFLQAARARGVAVEVNTAGLRKPVHEIYPGLEILRRMVRAGLDVHVGSDAHDPKEVGAGFTEAVSWMKAAGVERVVRWRGRAREYAAL
- the hrcA gene encoding heat-inducible transcriptional repressor HrcA: MEDRKQRILRAIIDDYIQTAEPVGSRTVARKYLLGVSPATIRNEMADLEEQGYLEQPHASAGRVPSDRGYRYYVEALMPPAEIPPETAASMRQELSTSQDPDQLIFRAGRALSRGTRYASLVLKPSLRRLALRHVQFTPLDRGHVLLVVVGDAGLVYNRILQWSEASAQADLLAKLSTMLSRMLAGLEAREITYTLLQQIAEELPQKSVREMALSPLLDLLSQEQPDEQAYVDGVPFILEQPEFRDVEYVREVLDRLQEPDTLLTVMMGGQLEGLAIIIGREQPVEGLQRCSVVMAPYGPGDRPMGVIGLIGPTRMDYRRTVAAVQEMASLLSQAMQHLSSTG
- a CDS encoding RsmE family RNA methyltransferase — protein: MSRLRVLVDPPVLLGARPGAEVEVKGSEARRLVRVMRVRPGEEVQLFDGRGRAWNGHVMRVAPGRLAVRLSHPEPEGAGPEPVLRLVLLQAVPKGDRMELALEKATELGVSEVWPVITKRSVVRPDGSGGRLVRWRRVVETAARQAGRLAVPEVRPPLAWDRALLEVTQLGGRWARIVAWEQAEGPLTAVLSRGAAPDLAGVVMAAGPEGGLTRDEVRLAESADFEVVSLGPRVLRAETAGWVMLALVQAWWGDLVGSLAGAGLQARLGAGRSA
- the grpE gene encoding nucleotide exchange factor GrpE; the protein is MSRRIGPAEGDVVQSAGRLVRGELALQHASDMGQERVHWTDGVPAEGADTPAPGTEVPSGPGGQEPQRAPAEALRDGQEAGEQASEPTPGAPADGALIEDREAQLEEARQQVKTLEGQLHRLMADFENYRRRARAEVERAADEAFERVARRLLTVVDDLERSMSAIPEDPRWSSVATGIRMVHQELLAALEAAEIRPVAAVGEPFDPAVHHAVGQLEVDDPARDGTVVEELQRGFMLKGRVVRPAMVKVGVLRRPPAQREEPNVTPDETPDSQEGISHERQGQ
- the dnaK gene encoding molecular chaperone DnaK; the protein is MSGKVSEKVIGIDLGTTNSVVAVMEGGEVTVIPNPEGSRLTPSAVAWTKEGQRLVGQAAKRQAVLNPERTILSIKRKMGTDHKVTIDGKSYTPQEISAMILQKLKQDAENYLGEPVNKAVITCPAYFTDAQRQATKDAGTIAGLEVLRIINEPTASALAYGIDKEKENQTVLVFDLGGGTFDVSILEIGGGVFEVKATAGNNRLGGDDFDERIMRWLIKELKEASGVDVSNDRMALQRLKEAAEKAKIELSGLLETTISLPFIASGPNGPVHLERTLTRALFNQLTADLVEATVGPVRRALEDAKLSPAQIDKILLVGGSTRMPAVQEKIREIFGKEPSKGVNPDEAVAIGAAIQGAVLAGEVRSIVLLDVTPLSLGVETLGGVMTVLIPRNTPIPTSKKQIFTTAADNQTTVDIHVLQGERPMAADNVTLGRFQLTGIPPAPRGIPQIEVSFDIDVNGIVNVSAKDMATGKSQAITVRSSRLSEQDIERMVKEAEKFAEEDRRRKELAEARNQADSLIYSTDKMVKDLGDKVTASQKERIEQAKSGLRQAMDGNDPQAIKDRTEDLSKVLHEVTSAVYAAAGPQGAAAAGGGQGAASSTGAGDGKHPDGKVVDTEFRVENPESAGKGS